In the Arthrobacter sp. 31Y genome, one interval contains:
- a CDS encoding response regulator, giving the protein MAEDLRVLIVDDDFHVARLHAAYVDSVAGFMALTPAGSVSQALQAIHSLRPDLVLLDVYLPDGSGLDLLGQLDVDAVMLTAASDAQSIKVALRRGALGYMLKPFTAESLSQQLRSYARYRRILSQQTAVDQITIERAKRSLIPGDVTPSAKPRSATEAAVLESLLPGEQYSAAEVAERVGVSRATAQRYLSSLADDGAVEIQLRYGSTGRPEHRYGIPA; this is encoded by the coding sequence ATGGCTGAGGACCTACGGGTGCTGATTGTGGACGACGACTTCCACGTGGCAAGACTCCACGCAGCTTATGTGGATTCCGTGGCCGGTTTCATGGCCCTGACGCCGGCGGGATCCGTTTCCCAAGCCCTGCAGGCAATCCACAGCCTGCGTCCCGATCTGGTGCTGCTGGACGTTTATCTGCCGGATGGCTCCGGCTTGGACCTGTTGGGTCAGCTGGATGTGGATGCGGTGATGTTGACAGCTGCCTCTGATGCCCAATCCATTAAGGTTGCCCTGCGGCGCGGCGCCTTGGGCTACATGTTGAAGCCGTTCACCGCCGAGTCCCTGTCCCAGCAACTCAGATCCTACGCACGGTACCGCCGCATCCTCAGTCAGCAAACAGCGGTTGACCAGATCACCATTGAGCGCGCCAAACGATCGCTGATTCCGGGCGATGTCACACCGTCAGCCAAGCCCCGTTCGGCCACGGAAGCGGCTGTCTTGGAATCCTTGCTTCCCGGTGAGCAGTATTCAGCCGCCGAGGTTGCTGAACGGGTGGGCGTGTCCCGGGCCACGGCGCAAAGGTACCTGTCCTCGCTCGCGGACGATGGCGCCGTCGAAATTCAACTGCGGTACGGAAGCACAGGCCGCCCGGAACACCGTTACGGCATCCCCGCCTAA
- a CDS encoding inositol monophosphatase family protein: MTDAKELLEVAKRAAAAGAAVLAQRSATGTGGDGLETSTKGEAGDWVTAFDVAAENAVREAIIAERPNDTITGEEHGTTRPQQPSGYRWSIDPLDGTTNFIRNIVYYATSVAVADSDGVWQAGVVHAPALGRIYSAARGLGAWMEAGGETTTLAGPVPGRTGLILATGFSYDPATRASQSEGLAALMEGFADVRRLGSAALDLCLVADGTFDAYGERGLNEHDFAAGALIAEEAGCWVRRPRLESPLDGGPSTEDRLAAWMCAGALELSGKFPL; encoded by the coding sequence ATGACGGATGCAAAAGAGCTGCTGGAGGTAGCCAAACGTGCCGCGGCTGCGGGTGCTGCTGTACTCGCTCAGCGCTCAGCCACTGGTACGGGCGGAGACGGCTTGGAGACCAGCACCAAGGGTGAGGCCGGAGACTGGGTCACGGCGTTCGATGTCGCGGCGGAGAACGCGGTCCGCGAAGCAATCATTGCCGAGCGGCCCAACGACACCATTACAGGGGAGGAACACGGGACCACCCGGCCCCAGCAGCCCTCGGGATACCGCTGGTCCATAGATCCCCTTGACGGGACCACCAACTTCATCCGCAACATCGTCTACTACGCCACTTCTGTTGCGGTGGCGGACTCCGACGGCGTCTGGCAGGCCGGCGTCGTTCACGCACCGGCACTGGGCCGGATCTATTCTGCAGCCCGCGGGCTTGGTGCGTGGATGGAAGCAGGGGGAGAGACCACCACACTGGCGGGTCCCGTCCCGGGGCGAACAGGACTCATTTTGGCCACCGGCTTCAGCTACGATCCCGCTACCCGGGCCAGTCAATCGGAAGGCCTCGCCGCACTCATGGAGGGGTTTGCCGACGTCCGGCGCCTCGGGTCGGCTGCCTTGGACCTCTGCCTCGTGGCTGATGGAACCTTTGACGCCTACGGGGAACGCGGCCTCAACGAGCACGACTTCGCTGCGGGGGCCTTGATTGCGGAAGAAGCAGGCTGCTGGGTTCGCCGACCGCGCTTGGAAAGCCCGCTTGATGGCGGTCCCAGCACGGAGGACCGCTTGGCGGCGTGGATGTGCGCCGGGGCCTTGGAACTGTCCGGCAAATTCCCGTTGTGA
- a CDS encoding AAA family ATPase — MISTLAIANYRSIRDLAMELHGLDVVTGANGSGKSSLYRALRLLAECAGGDSGNVVGSLARDGGLSSTLWAGPESISEAMRRGDVPIQGTVRRESVNLKLGYSGDEFGYLVDLGMPVPSGSGFDEETGRPRPSAFSLDPEIKREQIFSGPVARPGSLLVDRKGSLAKLRGPDGEWAELSRRLDTFQSMLTEVSDQDRAPEVLRVRDSVRSWRFYDHFRTDAEAPARQAQIGTRTPVLHHSGRDLAAALQTLREVGFERQLDAAVDHAFPGSRLEVAVNDGRFSVELRQPGMLRPMKAAELSDGTLRFLLLTAALLTPRPPELMVLNEPETSLHVDLMPALAGLIVQASASSQMIVVTHSEALLKALRESGAAHEHELYKDLGETRIKGLGSLEGPLWSWPKR; from the coding sequence GTGATCAGCACACTCGCCATCGCCAACTACCGGTCCATCCGGGATCTTGCCATGGAGCTGCATGGCCTGGACGTCGTGACGGGGGCCAACGGCAGCGGTAAGTCCTCGCTGTACCGTGCCCTGCGTCTTTTGGCCGAGTGCGCCGGCGGCGACTCCGGAAACGTGGTGGGTTCGCTGGCCAGGGACGGTGGCTTGTCGTCCACTCTCTGGGCCGGGCCGGAGTCCATCAGCGAAGCAATGCGCCGAGGTGACGTACCCATTCAGGGCACGGTTCGGCGGGAATCCGTGAACTTGAAACTGGGCTACTCCGGTGATGAGTTCGGCTACCTGGTGGATCTGGGCATGCCGGTGCCCAGCGGCTCGGGTTTTGATGAAGAGACCGGAAGGCCGAGGCCGTCCGCTTTCAGCCTGGACCCTGAGATCAAGCGGGAGCAGATTTTCTCCGGACCGGTGGCAAGGCCGGGTTCATTGCTGGTTGACCGCAAAGGGAGCCTCGCAAAGTTGCGTGGACCGGATGGCGAATGGGCCGAGCTCTCCCGGCGTCTGGATACCTTTCAGAGCATGCTGACCGAGGTTTCGGACCAGGACCGGGCGCCGGAAGTGCTGCGCGTACGGGATTCAGTGCGTTCCTGGCGGTTTTACGATCATTTCCGCACAGATGCTGAGGCTCCGGCCCGGCAGGCTCAAATCGGCACCCGCACTCCTGTGCTGCACCACAGCGGCAGGGACTTGGCGGCCGCCCTCCAGACCTTGCGGGAGGTGGGCTTTGAGCGGCAGCTGGATGCCGCCGTCGATCACGCCTTTCCCGGAAGCCGGCTGGAAGTGGCTGTCAACGACGGCCGCTTCAGCGTTGAGCTGCGGCAACCCGGCATGCTGAGGCCCATGAAGGCCGCAGAACTCTCCGATGGGACCTTGCGGTTCCTTCTGCTGACTGCTGCGTTACTGACACCGCGCCCTCCGGAATTGATGGTCCTGAACGAACCGGAGACCAGTCTCCACGTTGACCTGATGCCGGCACTGGCTGGACTGATTGTCCAAGCCAGTGCCAGCAGCCAGATGATCGTGGTGACCCACTCCGAGGCTCTTCTCAAGGCACTGCGGGAGAGCGGTGCCGCCCATGAGCATGAGCTCTATAAGGATCTGGGCGAAACCAGGATCAAGGGCCTGGGTTCGCTGGAAGGTCCGTTGTGGAGTTGGCCCAAGCGCTGA
- a CDS encoding GNAT family N-acetyltransferase, protein MLSPITVRPALPEDYDAVARITQESYVTAGYYGDADHPYLQKLQDVAGRAEHAEILVAERNGEVIGSVTAAPAGGGFSDIGLQDELELRTLVVDPAVQRSGAGRALVHAVVEQARSMDGINAVSLTTGATWESANALYARTGFSRAPHRDWFVPGTDIKLFVYRLDLPQS, encoded by the coding sequence GTGCTTTCGCCGATTACCGTCCGTCCCGCCCTGCCCGAAGACTACGACGCCGTTGCCCGCATTACGCAGGAGTCCTACGTCACCGCGGGGTACTACGGCGACGCTGATCACCCGTACCTGCAAAAGCTCCAGGACGTGGCTGGCCGCGCGGAGCACGCAGAGATCCTGGTGGCAGAGCGCAACGGTGAAGTCATCGGCTCGGTAACTGCGGCACCCGCAGGCGGCGGCTTTTCGGACATCGGCCTTCAGGACGAACTGGAACTCCGTACCCTCGTGGTGGACCCGGCAGTTCAGCGTTCCGGGGCGGGCCGTGCTTTGGTGCACGCCGTCGTGGAGCAAGCCAGGTCCATGGACGGAATCAACGCTGTTTCCCTGACCACGGGCGCCACGTGGGAAAGTGCCAACGCGCTCTACGCCCGCACCGGTTTTAGCCGTGCCCCGCACCGCGACTGGTTTGTTCCCGGCACCGACATAAAGCTGTTCGTTTACCGGCTGGACCTACCGCAGTCATAA
- a CDS encoding CitMHS family transporter, with protein MLVLLGFAMIAVFMVLIMTKKLTPVLALIIVPTVFGLFAGAGLGIGDMVMDSMKSMTSTAALLMFAIIYFGLMIDVGLFDPLVKFILRKLGNDPAKVVLGTAVLAAAVSLDGDGSTTFILTTAAMLPVYLRLKMSPVVLTCVAGLANGTMNILPWGGPTARAATALKLDVNDVFVPMVPSLIVGLIVVLVFAWLLGLQERNRLRTTAPEIWGDVADPSDAFDGGTGRGGSVAAGSGSGSGFGAGRFGFGRNGSTSTSGKPGTTAVKPGTGGGSGVAVLEDPATLVDDHDTAMADTALDPNRTTLRPKLFWFNLGLTVAVMVVLVANIVPLPFVFMVGSAIALLVNFPKVKDQGAQLIAHAPSIVAVVSMVMAAAVLTGVLNGTGMVKAMSEWLVQIIPAEMGPFMAVITGLLSIPMTFFMSNDAFYFGVLPVLSETAAHYGVDAVDMARASITGQPFHLQSPLVPAILLLVSLAKVDLGDHHKKVLWRTAVISVVMLAVGVLTGAIGIG; from the coding sequence GTGCTGGTTTTGCTTGGATTCGCAATGATTGCGGTATTCATGGTCCTGATCATGACCAAAAAATTGACGCCAGTCCTGGCGCTGATCATTGTCCCCACCGTCTTCGGCCTTTTCGCCGGGGCGGGCCTCGGCATCGGCGACATGGTCATGGACTCGATGAAGTCCATGACGTCCACGGCCGCGCTCCTCATGTTCGCCATCATCTACTTCGGACTGATGATCGACGTCGGACTCTTCGACCCTCTGGTGAAGTTCATCCTGCGCAAGCTGGGTAACGACCCCGCCAAGGTTGTCCTCGGCACTGCCGTCCTGGCAGCAGCCGTCTCCTTGGACGGCGACGGCTCCACCACCTTCATTCTTACTACTGCAGCAATGCTCCCGGTGTACCTGCGGCTCAAGATGAGCCCCGTGGTCCTCACCTGCGTTGCCGGCCTCGCCAATGGCACCATGAACATCCTGCCGTGGGGTGGCCCCACCGCCCGCGCAGCAACCGCGCTCAAGCTCGACGTCAACGACGTCTTCGTGCCCATGGTCCCCTCACTCATCGTTGGCCTCATCGTCGTCCTGGTCTTCGCCTGGTTACTCGGCCTGCAGGAACGCAACCGCCTCCGGACCACCGCTCCCGAGATCTGGGGCGACGTCGCCGATCCTTCTGACGCGTTCGACGGCGGCACTGGCCGCGGCGGTTCCGTCGCCGCCGGTTCGGGCTCAGGTTCAGGCTTTGGTGCAGGCCGCTTCGGCTTTGGCCGCAACGGCTCAACGTCAACTTCGGGCAAGCCGGGCACCACTGCAGTCAAGCCGGGCACCGGCGGAGGTTCCGGCGTCGCGGTTCTCGAAGACCCAGCCACGCTGGTGGACGATCACGACACCGCGATGGCTGACACCGCGCTGGACCCCAACCGCACCACACTGCGTCCCAAGCTGTTCTGGTTCAACCTGGGCCTGACCGTCGCCGTCATGGTGGTCCTGGTGGCCAACATCGTTCCGCTGCCGTTCGTGTTCATGGTGGGCTCCGCGATTGCCCTGCTGGTCAACTTCCCCAAGGTCAAGGACCAGGGCGCCCAGCTTATTGCCCACGCGCCGTCGATCGTGGCCGTGGTCAGCATGGTCATGGCCGCCGCAGTCCTCACTGGCGTCCTCAACGGCACGGGCATGGTCAAGGCGATGTCCGAGTGGCTGGTTCAGATCATTCCCGCGGAGATGGGTCCGTTCATGGCAGTGATCACCGGCCTGCTCAGCATCCCCATGACGTTCTTCATGAGCAACGACGCCTTCTACTTCGGGGTCCTGCCGGTCCTTTCCGAAACCGCCGCGCACTATGGCGTGGACGCAGTGGACATGGCCCGTGCGTCGATCACAGGCCAGCCGTTCCACCTGCAGAGCCCGCTGGTCCCTGCGATCCTCCTGCTGGTCTCCCTCGCCAAGGTAGACCTGGGCGATCACCACAAGAAGGTTCTCTGGCGCACGGCAGTGATCTCGGTAGTCATGCTGGCCGTGGGAGTCCTGACCGGAGCAATCGGCATCGGCTAA
- a CDS encoding RidA family protein, giving the protein MRKTFGTGSVWEQTLGYSRAVQVDNTLFISATAASGPEGIVGNDFYSQTKYILEKLGAVLEDAGFSYEDVVQSKLYLTDISKWEDAGRAHGEVFGEIRPTLALVHVLPFLDPEMLVEIELVAQKSA; this is encoded by the coding sequence ATGCGCAAGACATTCGGCACGGGCTCAGTTTGGGAACAGACACTGGGTTACTCCCGCGCAGTCCAGGTGGACAACACGCTCTTCATTTCCGCCACGGCTGCTTCCGGGCCCGAGGGGATTGTGGGAAATGACTTCTACTCCCAGACCAAGTACATCCTGGAGAAGCTCGGTGCTGTCCTTGAAGATGCCGGCTTCTCCTACGAGGACGTCGTGCAGTCCAAGCTGTACCTGACGGACATCAGCAAGTGGGAGGACGCCGGCCGCGCACACGGCGAGGTCTTCGGTGAGATCCGCCCGACGCTGGCCCTGGTACACGTGCTGCCGTTCCTCGATCCCGAAATGCTCGTGGAGATCGAGCTCGTGGCGCAGAAGTCCGCCTAA
- a CDS encoding LLM class flavin-dependent oxidoreductase: MTPPDRQLHLNAFLMSTGHHEASWRLPESDPLAPTKVEHYQHLARTAERGKLDSIFFADSPVLFGEVGRRPAGKLEPTVLLTALAAATQKIGLIATASTTYNDPFNLARRFASVDWVSGGRAGWNVVTTAGPDAARNFGVDDQPAHAVRYERAAEFIDVAQKLWDSWEDDAILADKADGVWGDDTKIRTVDHEGKHFRVRGPLNVPRSPQGHPLIVQAGSSENGKNLAAQYAEAVFTAHQTLADAQAFYSDLKARTAAAGRDPEGIKILPGIVPVIGSTEAEALKLERELDQLIKPEYAREQLAKTLRLSPEDLPLDRQLPADLPSEDEIEGAKSRYTLIVELARREQLTVRQLIGRLGGGRGHRTFSGTPEQIADALQDWFFAGAADGFNIMPPVLPSGLEIFVDQVVPILQERGLFRTEYTASTLRGHYGLARPENRYAGNAPRELTSIGSAF, translated from the coding sequence ATGACCCCGCCAGACCGCCAACTGCACCTGAATGCGTTCCTGATGAGCACCGGACACCACGAAGCATCGTGGCGTCTACCTGAGAGCGACCCCCTTGCCCCTACCAAGGTGGAGCACTATCAGCACCTCGCCCGCACGGCCGAACGGGGAAAGCTGGACTCCATCTTCTTCGCGGACTCCCCTGTCCTCTTCGGTGAAGTGGGTCGGCGCCCTGCCGGGAAGTTGGAGCCTACGGTGCTGCTGACGGCCCTCGCCGCAGCGACACAAAAGATTGGCCTGATCGCCACCGCGTCCACCACCTACAACGACCCCTTCAATCTTGCCCGCCGCTTCGCGTCCGTTGACTGGGTCAGCGGAGGCCGCGCCGGCTGGAACGTTGTGACCACCGCTGGGCCCGATGCCGCCCGGAATTTCGGTGTGGATGACCAGCCGGCACACGCAGTCCGGTACGAACGCGCCGCCGAATTCATTGATGTTGCCCAAAAGCTCTGGGATAGCTGGGAAGACGACGCCATCCTGGCTGACAAAGCCGACGGTGTGTGGGGTGACGACACAAAGATCCGCACGGTGGACCACGAAGGAAAGCACTTCCGGGTCCGTGGTCCGCTGAACGTTCCCAGGTCACCGCAGGGCCATCCACTGATCGTGCAGGCCGGGTCATCCGAGAACGGCAAGAACCTGGCAGCACAGTACGCTGAGGCCGTCTTCACCGCACACCAGACCTTGGCCGATGCGCAGGCTTTCTACTCAGATCTGAAGGCACGCACCGCAGCAGCGGGCCGTGACCCGGAAGGCATCAAGATCCTGCCTGGAATCGTCCCGGTGATCGGTTCAACCGAAGCTGAAGCCCTCAAACTCGAGCGTGAACTCGACCAGCTCATCAAGCCCGAGTACGCCCGTGAGCAATTGGCCAAGACGCTCCGTTTGTCGCCTGAGGACCTCCCCTTGGACCGCCAATTGCCTGCAGACCTGCCCTCAGAGGATGAGATCGAGGGTGCCAAGAGCCGCTACACGCTGATTGTGGAGTTGGCCAGGCGCGAACAGCTCACGGTCCGGCAGCTGATCGGACGTTTGGGTGGCGGGCGAGGTCACCGGACCTTCTCGGGGACACCCGAACAGATTGCCGATGCCCTTCAGGACTGGTTCTTCGCGGGGGCAGCCGACGGCTTCAACATCATGCCGCCGGTGCTTCCGTCCGGTTTGGAGATCTTCGTGGATCAGGTGGTGCCGATCCTCCAGGAACGCGGCCTGTTCCGCACTGAATACACCGCGTCCACCCTTCGTGGGCATTACGGTCTTGCGCGTCCGGAGAACCGCTACGCCGGGAACGCACCCCGGGAACTCACGTCCATCGGTTCCGCGTTCTAA
- a CDS encoding sensor histidine kinase, with the protein MPRKSRVSMRFSTQTLLLQLGVVLLVVLLSGTVHAWLVYERIGTEAENQALTLARTVAADPDIRSGVQAISKEEGTPPPEVLAVGTLQAAAEAVRIRTGALFVVITDETGLRLAHPEVARLGERVSTDPSVALGGEEITTRNTGTLGPSAGAKVPVYAPGSSETIVGEVSVGYSVESLSNSLARDIVPIALTAGGALLAGALASFLLRRRLQRLTLGLEPEEISTLVHDQVAVLQGVDDGVIGIAADGRISVFNAAAARLLDMPDATGQDWASATVPQQLKQLTQPAARDAEAVEIVVGGRVVVASARKAWHRQEDLGWVVMLRDRTELQQLTRQLDAVGTMSTALRAQRHEFANQLHTIAGFMSIGQHDAAKEYLARISATGPLKFPVEQAELLQDTYLQAFVGAKGVESSERGVALRIGPETLVRGHVADPQDVTTVLGNLIDNAVSAAVAGSSRERWVEVELLDDATTTGGTLHIVVGDSGDGLGSLEPEEVFAEGFTTSEQPVRSGAGQGLGLALVRQLARRRGGDVRVLEPGTKGGPGAVFMATIPGVMDTADHVDITADSTVREDSNG; encoded by the coding sequence ATGCCGCGCAAGAGTCGTGTCAGCATGCGTTTCTCCACCCAAACCCTCCTCCTCCAGTTGGGGGTGGTCCTGCTGGTTGTCCTGCTCAGCGGGACTGTCCATGCCTGGCTGGTGTACGAACGGATCGGCACCGAAGCCGAGAACCAGGCGCTCACCCTGGCCAGGACAGTCGCCGCGGATCCCGATATCAGGTCCGGCGTCCAGGCCATCAGCAAAGAAGAAGGTACGCCACCTCCTGAGGTCCTCGCCGTCGGCACCCTGCAAGCTGCGGCCGAAGCCGTCCGTATCCGGACCGGGGCATTGTTCGTGGTCATCACGGATGAAACCGGGCTGAGGCTGGCACATCCGGAAGTCGCCCGGCTGGGTGAACGCGTCAGCACGGACCCCTCCGTTGCACTTGGCGGCGAAGAAATCACCACCCGCAACACGGGAACACTGGGACCATCGGCCGGGGCGAAGGTACCGGTGTATGCGCCCGGGAGCTCCGAGACCATTGTGGGCGAGGTCAGCGTGGGCTATTCAGTGGAATCGCTCAGTAATAGCCTGGCCCGCGACATCGTGCCGATCGCCCTCACTGCCGGTGGTGCCCTGCTTGCCGGCGCCCTTGCGTCCTTCCTGCTCCGGCGCAGGCTGCAGCGGCTCACGCTCGGCCTGGAACCCGAGGAAATCAGCACCTTGGTCCATGACCAGGTGGCGGTGCTCCAGGGTGTGGATGATGGCGTGATCGGCATCGCCGCGGACGGACGCATTTCGGTGTTCAACGCCGCCGCCGCACGGCTCCTGGACATGCCCGATGCCACCGGTCAGGACTGGGCATCCGCAACGGTTCCCCAACAGCTCAAGCAGCTCACGCAACCGGCAGCCCGCGACGCCGAGGCCGTGGAAATCGTGGTTGGCGGACGCGTTGTGGTGGCCAGCGCGCGCAAAGCCTGGCACCGGCAAGAGGACCTCGGTTGGGTGGTCATGCTGCGTGACCGAACGGAATTGCAGCAACTCACCCGTCAGCTCGATGCCGTGGGCACCATGTCCACGGCACTCCGCGCCCAACGCCACGAATTCGCCAACCAACTACACACCATTGCCGGGTTTATGAGCATCGGCCAGCACGACGCTGCCAAGGAGTACTTGGCCAGAATCTCAGCCACGGGACCCCTGAAGTTCCCGGTGGAACAAGCCGAGCTGCTCCAGGACACTTATCTTCAGGCGTTCGTTGGCGCGAAGGGTGTGGAATCGTCGGAGCGCGGCGTGGCCCTCCGCATCGGCCCCGAAACCTTGGTCCGGGGACACGTCGCCGATCCCCAGGACGTCACCACCGTGCTCGGCAACCTGATCGACAACGCCGTGAGCGCCGCCGTCGCAGGCTCTTCAAGGGAACGCTGGGTGGAGGTTGAGCTCCTGGACGACGCCACCACAACCGGCGGGACCCTGCACATTGTGGTGGGCGATTCAGGCGACGGTTTGGGGAGCCTGGAACCGGAAGAGGTTTTCGCGGAAGGATTTACGACGTCGGAACAACCGGTACGCTCGGGGGCTGGACAAGGTTTGGGGTTGGCGCTGGTGCGGCAGCTTGCGCGTAGGCGTGGCGGAGACGTCCGCGTCCTGGAGCCCGGAACGAAGGGCGGCCCGGGCGCTGTGTTCATGGCCACCATCCCTGGCGTCATGGATACCGCAGATCATGTGGACATAACGGCCGACTCAACGGTGAGGGAGGACAGCAATGGCTGA